The following are from one region of the Bacteroidota bacterium genome:
- the tsaD gene encoding tRNA (adenosine(37)-N6)-threonylcarbamoyltransferase complex transferase subunit TsaD — protein MPVILGIESSCDDTAAAVIKDGKLLASIVAGQDVHRQWGGVIPELASRTHQQHIVPVIDQTLKKAGIVCNEIDAVAFTRGPGLLGALLVGTSFAKSFALALGKPIIEVNHMQAHVLAHFIGDGTEKDVPEFPFICLTVSGGHTQLIRVDDAYTFSILGETIDDAAGEAFDKTAKILGLQYPGGPLVDAHAQKGNPVAFHFPIAKIPGLNFSFSGLKTSVLYFIRDEIKKNENFVNERMNDLCASVQHTIIRTLLLKLEIAAKETGIKQIALGGGVSANSGLRKELKLLGEKKGWKIFIPPFEFCTDNAAMIAMTGYFKFLRKDFSSQDVAPLPGFHL, from the coding sequence ATGCCCGTCATACTCGGAATTGAGTCATCGTGCGACGATACTGCAGCAGCTGTTATAAAAGACGGCAAATTGCTTGCCAGCATTGTCGCGGGACAGGATGTGCACCGGCAATGGGGAGGAGTCATTCCGGAATTAGCTTCGCGGACACACCAGCAGCACATTGTTCCTGTAATAGATCAAACGCTGAAGAAGGCGGGAATAGTGTGCAATGAAATTGATGCCGTTGCATTCACGCGCGGACCCGGGCTGCTGGGCGCGCTGCTCGTGGGAACTTCGTTTGCAAAATCGTTCGCGCTCGCATTGGGAAAACCGATCATCGAAGTGAATCACATGCAGGCGCACGTACTCGCGCATTTCATTGGCGATGGTACTGAAAAAGATGTTCCTGAATTTCCATTTATATGCCTTACTGTTTCCGGTGGCCACACACAACTCATTCGTGTTGATGATGCGTACACTTTTTCGATATTGGGAGAAACCATTGACGATGCGGCAGGAGAAGCATTTGACAAGACTGCGAAAATTCTTGGCTTGCAATACCCGGGTGGCCCGCTCGTAGATGCGCATGCGCAGAAGGGAAATCCTGTGGCATTTCATTTTCCCATTGCTAAAATTCCCGGATTGAATTTCAGTTTCAGCGGACTGAAAACTTCGGTGCTATATTTCATTCGCGATGAAATAAAAAAAAATGAAAACTTTGTTAATGAGCGGATGAATGATCTCTGCGCATCGGTTCAGCACACGATCATCAGAACTTTACTTCTGAAACTTGAAATTGCGGCAAAGGAAACGGGAATAAAACAAATTGCGCTTGGAGGCGGAGTGTCGGCCAATTCGGGTTTGAGAAAAGAGTTAAAGCTACTCGGCGAAAAGAAAGGATGGAAAATTTTTATTCCGCCGTTTGAATTCTGCACAGACAATGCAGCGATGATCGCGATGACGGGATATTTTAAATTCCTGAGAAAAGATTTTTCATCACAGGATGTTGCGCCGCTTCCGGGATTTCATTTGTAG
- a CDS encoding RidA family protein — MKKIITSKNAPAPIGPYSHGVLCGNMLFISGQVGKHPATGEIPADVESQTKQVMSNLNGILQESGMDYSNVVKTTIFLKDLNHFSKVNEIYGSNFSGNFPARETVEVSRLPLDVLVEISVIAVK; from the coding sequence ATGAAAAAAATAATCACTTCAAAAAATGCCCCTGCTCCTATTGGCCCGTATTCGCACGGCGTGCTTTGCGGCAATATGCTTTTTATTTCGGGCCAGGTTGGCAAACATCCCGCAACAGGAGAAATTCCTGCTGATGTGGAATCGCAAACAAAACAGGTGATGTCGAATCTCAATGGCATACTCCAGGAATCCGGAATGGATTATTCAAACGTGGTGAAGACAACGATCTTCCTGAAAGATCTGAATCACTTTTCGAAAGTGAACGAGATCTACGGTTCGAATTTCTCCGGGAATTTTCCTGCGCGCGAAACAGTGGAAGTTTCAAGACTACCTTTGGATGTTCTAGTAGAAATTTCAGTCATCGCTGTGAAATAG
- the asnB gene encoding asparagine synthase (glutamine-hydrolyzing), with the protein MCGITGAIAFTESGKKYLGKIADAVKSLKHRGPDGEGIFLHDHVAFGHTRLAIIDTTSLASQPFTSNDGRYTIILNGEIFNYRELRAELEKEGMQFRSKSDTEILLGLFSKKGKSCLEMLNGFFAFAIHDKIDNSVFIARDRFGEKPFFYYSDNDVFLFASEPKAIAAFGVEIIPDEDVMPLFFHLNYTPSCEHTLLAGIHEIPQGSYAGFSEKKSFQLHKYYSLPHHKKEISYEEAKKEFRRLLEKAVTDRLVSDVPLGSFLSGGLDSSVVTAIAAKHKEHLETFSIGFRDQSFFDETKFAESVSAHLGTRHHVFSVTNDDLLASLHSFFKELDEPFADSSVLALNILSQETKKHVTVALSGDGADELLGGYNKHEAELRVRKKGLSNFIIDVGAPMLGGLPQSRNSRFSNRMRQLGKYAEGLKLSATERYYRWAGFCTDEEVDRLLLKKRSRNSRHIEKEIVTGIHHNGEFNEVLRADMRIVLEGDMLVKVDRMSMWNGLEVRPPFLDHHLVDFVMQLPSDFKIEPGNRKKILRESFHDLLPAEIFTRKKQGFEVPLLKWFRNELSGMIEELLNEKFIHEQHLFNPEEIKKLRRRLNSNNPGDSVARIWGLIVFQKWWKKYVENK; encoded by the coding sequence ATGTGTGGAATAACCGGCGCGATCGCATTCACTGAATCGGGAAAAAAATATCTCGGTAAAATTGCCGACGCCGTAAAATCGCTCAAGCACCGTGGCCCCGATGGTGAAGGGATTTTCCTGCACGATCATGTTGCATTCGGCCACACGCGCCTCGCGATCATCGATACCACTTCACTCGCTTCACAACCTTTCACTTCGAACGACGGGCGATACACGATCATTCTCAATGGGGAAATTTTCAATTATCGTGAACTGCGCGCTGAACTTGAAAAAGAAGGAATGCAATTCCGCTCGAAGAGTGATACGGAAATTCTGCTCGGCTTATTTTCGAAGAAAGGAAAAAGTTGCCTGGAAATGCTGAATGGATTTTTCGCATTCGCGATCCATGACAAAATCGATAATTCTGTTTTCATTGCACGTGACCGGTTCGGGGAAAAACCATTTTTCTATTATTCCGACAATGATGTTTTTCTTTTTGCATCGGAGCCGAAGGCGATCGCAGCTTTCGGCGTAGAAATAATTCCTGATGAAGATGTAATGCCGCTTTTTTTTCACCTGAATTACACGCCATCGTGCGAACACACGCTACTCGCAGGCATTCACGAAATACCGCAGGGATCTTACGCAGGTTTTTCAGAAAAAAAATCTTTCCAGCTCCACAAATACTATTCGCTTCCTCATCACAAAAAAGAAATCAGCTATGAGGAAGCAAAAAAAGAATTCAGGCGGCTGCTGGAAAAAGCAGTCACCGACCGGTTGGTTTCCGATGTCCCGCTCGGATCATTTCTCAGCGGCGGACTCGATTCATCGGTGGTCACAGCCATTGCTGCGAAACACAAAGAACATCTCGAAACTTTTTCCATTGGTTTCCGCGACCAGTCGTTCTTCGATGAAACAAAATTCGCTGAATCTGTTTCTGCGCATCTCGGAACACGACATCATGTTTTCTCGGTTACGAATGATGATCTGCTGGCATCGCTTCATTCTTTCTTCAAAGAATTAGACGAGCCCTTTGCCGATTCATCTGTACTTGCGCTGAATATTCTTTCGCAGGAAACGAAGAAACATGTTACCGTTGCGCTTTCCGGTGATGGCGCCGATGAATTGCTGGGGGGATACAATAAACATGAAGCAGAATTGCGTGTTCGGAAAAAAGGTTTATCCAATTTCATTATTGATGTGGGCGCTCCCATGCTCGGCGGACTTCCTCAATCCAGAAATTCGCGTTTCTCCAACCGCATGCGCCAGCTCGGAAAATATGCTGAAGGACTGAAATTATCTGCCACCGAACGTTATTACCGATGGGCAGGATTCTGCACGGATGAAGAAGTGGATCGTTTATTATTAAAAAAAAGATCGAGAAATTCCCGCCACATCGAAAAAGAGATCGTCACCGGGATACATCACAACGGGGAATTCAACGAAGTGCTGCGCGCCGACATGAGAATTGTACTCGAAGGCGATATGCTCGTGAAAGTAGATCGCATGAGTATGTGGAACGGGTTGGAAGTGCGCCCGCCTTTTCTTGATCATCATCTCGTGGATTTCGTGATGCAGCTTCCTTCCGATTTCAAGATAGAACCGGGAAACAGAAAAAAAATATTGCGCGAATCTTTTCATGATCTTCTTCCGGCAGAAATTTTTACAAGGAAAAAACAGGGCTTCGAAGTTCCGCTGTTGAAATGGTTCCGGAATGAACTCAGCGGAATGATCGAAGAATTGCTCAATGAAAAATTCATTCACGAACAACATCTTTTCAATCCCGAAGAAATAAAAAAACTGCGACGCAGGTTGAATTCAAATAACCCCGGCGATTCTGTTGCGCGCATCTGGGGACTGATCGTTTTCCAGAAATGGTGGAAAAAATATGTTGAGAATAAGTGA
- a CDS encoding glycosyltransferase, translating to MPKVLRITNRFNLGGITYNVSYLSRYLAPEFETMLIGGPNETSEESSLFIPESLGLHPVIIPQMRRSVNPFNDLAAYKKIKKIIREFKPDIVHTHASKAGALGRMAAFHCKVPVIVHTFHGHIFHSYFGKIKTGVIRSSEKYLARRTDAIIAISEKQKKELAIDHGICGEEKITVIPLGFDLGRFRIDMEQKRKNFRKEFEVADDEIAIVIIGRLVPVKNHFLFLRALKNVSEQTKKKIRAFIVGDGEERFALEIAAREIGFDFATEKIRVKKLLTFTSWIKDVDRVLAGSDIVCLTSMNEGTPVSLIEAQAACKPVVSTRVGGVENIVDPGNTALLCEPGDEKKFAENLLTLVENEAERNRMGKDGWDLVGKKFHYERLVSDMSNLYNRLLHSKG from the coding sequence ATGCCTAAAGTCCTTCGTATCACCAATCGTTTCAACCTGGGTGGCATCACTTACAATGTGAGTTACCTGAGCCGCTACCTCGCGCCTGAATTTGAAACAATGCTCATCGGAGGGCCGAATGAAACAAGTGAAGAGAGTTCACTTTTCATCCCGGAATCGCTCGGGCTTCATCCCGTTATCATTCCGCAAATGAGAAGAAGTGTGAATCCGTTCAACGATCTCGCCGCATACAAGAAGATCAAAAAGATCATTCGCGAATTCAAACCCGACATCGTGCACACGCATGCATCGAAGGCAGGCGCGCTCGGTCGGATGGCGGCGTTTCATTGCAAAGTTCCCGTGATCGTGCATACTTTTCACGGGCATATTTTTCATTCTTATTTCGGAAAAATAAAAACGGGCGTTATCCGTTCATCTGAAAAATATCTTGCGCGAAGAACAGACGCGATCATTGCCATCAGTGAAAAACAGAAAAAAGAACTGGCCATCGATCACGGCATTTGCGGGGAAGAAAAGATTACGGTTATTCCACTTGGATTCGATCTCGGAAGGTTCCGCATTGACATGGAACAGAAAAGAAAAAATTTCAGAAAGGAATTTGAAGTGGCTGATGATGAAATAGCGATCGTGATCATTGGCCGGCTTGTGCCGGTAAAAAATCATTTCCTGTTTCTGCGCGCATTGAAAAATGTTTCGGAACAAACAAAAAAGAAGATCAGGGCATTCATTGTGGGCGACGGTGAAGAACGTTTTGCATTAGAAATAGCGGCGCGTGAAATAGGATTTGACTTTGCGACTGAAAAGATCCGCGTGAAGAAATTACTCACTTTCACTTCATGGATAAAAGATGTGGACCGCGTTCTCGCGGGAAGCGATATTGTTTGCCTTACTTCCATGAACGAAGGAACACCGGTGAGTCTCATAGAAGCGCAGGCGGCATGCAAACCTGTCGTGAGTACGCGCGTGGGTGGCGTGGAAAATATTGTTGATCCTGGAAATACGGCATTGCTTTGCGAACCGGGCGATGAAAAAAAATTCGCAGAAAATCTTCTGACACTCGTCGAGAATGAGGCCGAACGGAACAGGATGGGGAAAGACGGATGGGATCTCGTTGGAAAGAAATTTCATTATGAAAGGCTCGTCTCCGACATGAGTAATCTTTACAACAGACTGCTACATTCAAAAGGATGA
- a CDS encoding polysaccharide biosynthesis/export family protein, whose product MKQMKCVRLLLPLLFFAVIFLDSCHVLNPNIMLHAGRKYPYDSLTTDSTVAKEFIIGSNDIIEFRLFANDGFKMVDIIGNATNTNIVNNRQNYEYTLDNNGTVKLPIIGVETLKGLGVREAETYLEQRYSDYYVHPFVIIKIVNKRITIYPGEPGQAKVIALSNNNTTVLEALALAGGISSSGKAYNVKLIRQTSDPKKPVKVYKLDLSSIKGLPEGNTIVQSGDIIYVEPRREYAKRTLNEVAPTISLLTSLITVYYVITKIH is encoded by the coding sequence ATGAAACAGATGAAGTGTGTACGACTTTTGTTACCACTGCTTTTCTTCGCCGTAATCTTCCTCGACAGTTGCCATGTACTCAACCCGAATATCATGCTGCATGCGGGCAGAAAATATCCGTATGATTCTCTTACAACAGACAGTACAGTTGCAAAAGAATTCATCATCGGCTCTAATGATATCATTGAATTCCGGCTATTCGCAAATGATGGTTTTAAAATGGTTGACATCATCGGGAATGCAACGAATACCAATATCGTGAACAACCGCCAAAATTATGAATACACGCTCGACAACAATGGCACTGTAAAACTTCCGATCATCGGAGTTGAAACGCTGAAGGGACTTGGCGTGCGGGAAGCAGAAACCTATCTTGAACAACGTTACTCGGATTATTATGTTCACCCTTTCGTTATCATCAAGATCGTCAACAAACGCATTACTATTTATCCCGGCGAACCCGGTCAGGCGAAAGTCATTGCGTTATCGAACAACAACACTACGGTACTCGAAGCGCTGGCACTTGCCGGCGGAATAAGTTCAAGCGGGAAAGCTTATAATGTAAAACTCATCCGGCAAACTTCCGATCCGAAAAAACCGGTGAAAGTTTACAAACTCGATCTTTCTTCTATAAAAGGATTGCCCGAAGGAAATACCATTGTGCAGAGTGGCGATATCATTTACGTAGAGCCCCGTCGTGAATATGCAAAACGTACCTTGAATGAAGTGGCGCCTACCATTTCTCTCCTGACGAGTCTCATCACCGTTTACTACGTTATCACGAAGATTCACTGA
- a CDS encoding polysaccharide biosynthesis tyrosine autokinase, whose protein sequence is MMQAQINDRNETLDRYKERITNFSGEFEIGLFLFIAKRSLLLIFFFFVLAIGGSWLYLRYSQPQYESNSTLQLNTDNNAKTINVQNIYDMGDEDILPGAVEMMRSKLFLERVLSKLPLSVSYFAEGTFKRNEHYKTSPYTIGISLNQKDFSGIRMNIVFNAALNGGSISFNEDGKEFKENFIMNKWVEFPQVSILVTCDEKRLRQMTTSAGTSNKYYFVINSLDELYDSYLPRLNVSIANEAAKTLRISFTDNNAMKAADVVNMISTEFIQYDLERRSESANKTLDYINSELDARLMDEKLVVDSLRDYRSTHHIHDNEVENTFTMNQYGSLNDQLTKVQVEQRVLDDIEKKLQDPNIDVKSILSLLSGLENTASLQLPLNNLYQLLNEREEALQSAKPQSDEIKAYDYQINVQKNMILLSVQTIQSQVEIREKALEEKLHTYDSSLPSGNDQSVEYSSLQQMIEIDQEFIKRLIEKKEELEASKHGFTAKHVVLEEARISSTPISPSRNITIITAIILAIFSSLALVIIRYLLHDKISSLNEIMKHTQASISALGIIPRYKNEVPISQLLVDKNPKSLIAESFRSLRTNLQFISAAEGPKVMAVTSTISGEGKTFVAINLAGIIAYSGKKVIILDLDMRKPKIHLGFNVDNEKGMSTLLIGKNNLGDCIRHSSLDNLDFITAGPIPPNPSELIISDRMKNIVDELKKTYELIIIDNPPVGLVTDGIAIIKEADYPVYIFRADYSRRNFIQIVDRLYNESNIKKLSVVLNGVDVDRKSYGYNYGYGYGYGYGYGYGYYDDQHGKKRSSKRKMPGK, encoded by the coding sequence ATGATGCAGGCACAGATCAATGACCGTAATGAAACGCTCGACCGTTACAAAGAGCGTATCACAAATTTCAGCGGTGAATTTGAGATCGGGCTTTTTCTTTTCATCGCGAAACGTTCCCTGCTCCTTATTTTTTTCTTTTTTGTTCTTGCTATCGGCGGTTCGTGGTTGTACCTGCGTTACTCGCAGCCGCAATATGAATCGAACAGTACGCTCCAGCTCAACACCGACAACAACGCAAAGACGATTAATGTCCAGAATATTTATGACATGGGAGATGAAGACATTCTTCCCGGCGCTGTGGAAATGATGCGTTCCAAACTTTTTCTCGAGCGTGTACTTTCGAAACTTCCGCTCTCGGTAAGTTATTTTGCAGAAGGAACTTTTAAAAGAAATGAACATTACAAAACTTCTCCCTACACGATCGGAATTTCATTGAATCAAAAAGATTTTAGCGGAATAAGAATGAATATTGTTTTCAATGCAGCGCTGAACGGGGGTTCCATCTCCTTCAATGAAGATGGAAAGGAATTCAAAGAAAATTTTATCATGAATAAATGGGTGGAATTTCCGCAGGTTTCCATTCTTGTCACTTGTGATGAAAAAAGACTGCGCCAGATGACGACGAGCGCCGGCACTTCAAATAAATATTATTTCGTCATCAATTCGCTTGATGAACTTTATGATTCCTACCTGCCCCGGCTTAATGTGAGCATTGCGAATGAAGCGGCAAAGACCCTCCGGATCTCTTTCACGGATAATAATGCCATGAAGGCGGCTGATGTGGTGAATATGATATCCACTGAATTTATCCAGTATGATCTTGAACGCAGAAGCGAATCGGCAAACAAAACACTCGATTATATCAATTCCGAACTTGATGCGCGGCTCATGGATGAAAAACTGGTAGTGGATTCCCTCCGCGATTACCGGAGTACGCATCACATTCATGACAATGAAGTGGAGAATACTTTTACGATGAATCAATATGGTTCACTCAATGATCAGCTCACCAAAGTGCAGGTGGAGCAAAGAGTACTCGACGATATTGAAAAAAAATTACAGGATCCGAACATTGATGTGAAATCTATCCTTTCACTTCTTTCCGGCCTCGAGAATACAGCTTCGCTTCAGTTGCCGCTCAATAATCTTTACCAGTTGCTGAATGAACGGGAAGAAGCATTACAATCTGCAAAACCGCAGAGCGACGAAATCAAAGCATACGATTACCAGATCAATGTTCAGAAGAATATGATCCTGCTAAGTGTGCAAACCATCCAGTCGCAAGTGGAAATCCGCGAAAAAGCGCTGGAAGAAAAATTGCACACTTATGATTCCAGCCTTCCTTCCGGCAATGATCAAAGCGTGGAGTATTCTTCCCTGCAGCAGATGATCGAGATCGACCAGGAATTCATCAAGCGTCTTATTGAAAAAAAGGAAGAGCTCGAAGCATCGAAGCACGGATTCACTGCAAAACATGTTGTACTGGAAGAAGCGCGCATTTCCTCCACTCCTATTTCCCCGAGCAGAAATATTACCATCATCACTGCGATCATTCTTGCAATATTTTCTTCTCTTGCACTTGTAATTATCCGTTATCTGCTGCACGACAAGATCAGTTCGCTGAACGAGATCATGAAACATACGCAGGCATCAATCTCTGCACTGGGAATAATTCCGCGTTATAAAAATGAAGTTCCTATTTCGCAATTACTCGTCGATAAAAATCCGAAGTCGCTCATCGCTGAATCATTCCGCTCACTCCGCACCAATCTCCAGTTCATTTCTGCTGCAGAAGGACCGAAAGTAATGGCGGTAACTTCCACTATTTCCGGTGAAGGAAAAACTTTTGTTGCGATCAATCTTGCCGGCATCATCGCTTATTCCGGAAAAAAAGTGATCATCCTCGATCTTGATATGCGCAAGCCGAAGATCCATCTCGGTTTCAATGTTGACAATGAAAAAGGAATGAGTACGCTTCTCATTGGAAAAAATAATCTCGGAGATTGCATCCGTCATAGTTCGCTCGATAACCTGGATTTCATTACGGCCGGCCCTATTCCACCCAATCCTTCTGAATTGATCATCAGCGACCGCATGAAAAATATTGTTGATGAATTGAAAAAAACGTACGAACTGATCATCATTGATAATCCTCCGGTAGGATTAGTGACAGATGGCATCGCTATCATCAAGGAAGCAGATTACCCGGTTTATATTTTCCGCGCCGACTATTCCCGCAGAAATTTTATACAGATCGTGGACCGCTTGTACAATGAGAGTAATATCAAAAAACTTTCCGTGGTGCTGAATGGTGTGGATGTTGACCGCAAAAGTTACGGTTACAATTATGGATATGGTTACGGATATGGTTATGGTTACGGTTATGGATACTACGATGATCAGCATGGAAAAAAACGGTCGTCGAAAAGAAAAATGCCGGGCAAATAA
- the rfbC gene encoding dTDP-4-dehydrorhamnose 3,5-epimerase, with product MRISPVFIEGLKIIQPDIFTDDRGYFFESWNENDFMKNGIAEKFVQDNQSFSHKGVLRGLHFQSPPHAQGKLVRVIAGKVLDVAVDIRKNSATFGKYFSIELSAKNNTLLFIPNGFAHGFVALEEDTIFAYKCTGYYDKNSEITIRWNDPQIGIEWGIKNPSVSAKDAAGKFLREIVSPF from the coding sequence ATGCGCATCTCCCCTGTTTTCATTGAAGGATTAAAGATCATTCAGCCGGATATTTTCACCGACGATCGCGGTTATTTTTTTGAATCTTGGAATGAAAATGATTTTATGAAGAATGGCATCGCGGAAAAATTCGTGCAGGACAATCAATCTTTTTCCCACAAAGGAGTTCTCCGTGGTTTGCATTTCCAGTCGCCACCCCATGCGCAGGGAAAATTAGTGCGCGTGATAGCCGGAAAAGTTCTCGACGTAGCGGTCGACATCAGAAAAAATTCGGCAACCTTCGGAAAATATTTTTCTATTGAACTTTCTGCAAAGAACAATACCCTGCTTTTCATTCCGAACGGATTCGCCCACGGATTCGTGGCGCTGGAAGAGGATACGATCTTCGCTTACAAATGCACCGGCTATTACGATAAAAATTCTGAAATAACGATCCGGTGGAATGACCCGCAGATCGGCATTGAATGGGGAATAAAAAACCCTTCTGTTTCGGCAAAAGATGCCGCTGGAAAATTTCTCCGTGAAATAGTTTCACCTTTCTGA
- a CDS encoding undecaprenyl/decaprenyl-phosphate alpha-N-acetylglucosaminyl 1-phosphate transferase, translating to MNNDLVLVYSGYFICSIVLAFLLNALFLRFSRTMGIRVNTEHVRWSSTQKPSVGGISFFVLFLLSIACYAVFFPNRFVPLDKKLLGLLCACTVGFVIGLADDAYNTKPLLKLSAQILCGFILIATGQQIDLFRNETLNVILTIIWVVGIMNSINMLDNMDAITASVSVFILLEALITLYITRDFYNVFIITILGVIGSLCGFLFFNWHPSKLFMGDTGSQFLGILLAVVGIRFFWNNPDFGGNIFRSKQIVVTLLAFIIPITDTTTVIINRILKLQKPWIGGKDHTTHHLSYLGLSDSQVALLFLGISLISLMLIFVIQGTIVNWTGKHVLIFGSWFVLVFGTLYAVSRYTKQPLTENGNGSK from the coding sequence ATGAATAACGATCTCGTACTGGTCTATTCCGGATATTTCATCTGCTCGATTGTTCTTGCATTCCTGCTCAATGCGCTTTTTCTCCGTTTCTCACGCACCATGGGCATACGCGTGAATACGGAACACGTGCGGTGGAGCTCCACCCAGAAACCTTCGGTAGGCGGCATTTCTTTTTTCGTGCTTTTCCTTTTGTCGATCGCCTGTTACGCAGTTTTTTTTCCTAATCGTTTTGTTCCGCTCGATAAAAAACTACTCGGGTTGCTTTGCGCATGCACCGTTGGATTCGTGATCGGCCTTGCTGATGATGCCTACAATACAAAACCACTTCTGAAATTATCTGCACAGATTCTTTGCGGTTTCATTCTGATCGCAACCGGCCAGCAGATCGATCTTTTCCGCAATGAAACACTCAATGTAATTCTTACCATAATATGGGTCGTGGGCATTATGAATTCGATCAACATGCTTGACAATATGGATGCGATCACGGCAAGTGTTTCTGTTTTCATTCTGCTTGAAGCGCTCATCACACTCTACATCACTCGCGATTTTTACAACGTATTCATCATTACCATTCTCGGCGTCATAGGAAGTTTGTGCGGATTTCTTTTTTTCAACTGGCATCCGTCAAAATTATTCATGGGCGATACCGGCAGCCAGTTCCTGGGAATTCTGCTCGCAGTAGTGGGCATTCGTTTTTTCTGGAACAATCCTGATTTCGGTGGAAATATTTTCAGATCGAAACAAATCGTTGTCACGCTTCTCGCCTTCATCATTCCGATTACCGATACAACAACGGTCATCATCAATAGAATTTTAAAATTACAGAAGCCGTGGATCGGAGGAAAAGACCACACCACCCATCATCTTTCCTATCTCGGATTAAGCGACAGCCAGGTGGCATTGCTTTTTCTCGGCATATCACTCATCTCACTCATGCTCATTTTTGTCATACAGGGAACTATTGTAAACTGGACCGGGAAACATGTCCTCATCTTCGGATCGTGGTTCGTTCTCGTCTTCGGAACGCTGTATGCGGTGAGCAGGTACACGAAACAACCTCTCACCGAAAATGGGAACGGATCGAAATAA
- a CDS encoding lytic transglycosylase domain-containing protein translates to MGTDRNNERINWFREQGIPVLFFAIVLFLVILSDPDKPAAPTPAAVENDSGFYVRNVKIPPLFFCGEKVPIEDSEVRKRITKQLLAYTFDQPSTLYLNKKAARWFPVMEPILKKNGVPEDFIYVAILESGLINSPDQPKAGGFWQLQIPVAQSYGLIINDHIDERFNIEKSTDAACKCFKDAYKHYGNWTLAAAAYDLGIGGLDKQIDKQDKRDYYKLKLSEETSDYVFRLLAFKELITHPELYGYTISKRQLYSPLICKKIEVDSSIPDLPKFASDNGTDLVTLKWMNPWISSDSTLIDDEGTKLWISIPPKGMKIYGMNNDIRKNEDSVLIDSAWRDTTGTK, encoded by the coding sequence ATGGGAACGGATCGAAATAATGAAAGAATTAACTGGTTTCGCGAGCAGGGAATCCCGGTTCTGTTCTTTGCGATCGTGCTTTTCCTGGTCATACTTTCCGATCCCGACAAACCTGCTGCACCAACTCCTGCAGCTGTTGAAAACGATAGCGGATTCTATGTGCGCAATGTAAAGATCCCTCCTCTTTTTTTCTGCGGCGAAAAAGTTCCCATCGAAGATTCTGAAGTAAGAAAAAGAATTACAAAACAATTACTCGCTTATACATTCGATCAGCCCTCCACACTTTACCTGAATAAAAAAGCGGCGAGATGGTTCCCGGTAATGGAACCCATCCTGAAAAAAAACGGCGTGCCGGAAGATTTTATTTACGTGGCCATTCTCGAAAGTGGGCTCATCAATTCTCCCGATCAACCGAAGGCCGGAGGATTCTGGCAATTGCAAATTCCCGTAGCGCAATCGTACGGACTCATCATCAACGATCATATTGACGAGCGATTCAATATTGAAAAGTCGACTGATGCTGCATGCAAATGTTTCAAGGACGCTTACAAACATTATGGCAACTGGACCCTGGCTGCGGCGGCTTATGATCTTGGTATTGGAGGACTCGACAAACAGATCGACAAACAGGATAAACGCGATTATTACAAACTGAAACTTTCGGAAGAAACTTCAGATTATGTTTTCCGTTTGCTCGCATTCAAAGAACTCATTACACATCCTGAACTTTATGGTTATACCATTTCGAAAAGACAACTTTATTCCCCGCTCATCTGTAAAAAAATTGAAGTAGATTCTTCCATTCCTGATCTTCCAAAATTTGCTTCGGACAATGGAACAGATCTCGTAACGCTCAAATGGATGAACCCGTGGATCAGCAGCGACAGTACACTAATCGATGATGAAGGAACGAAATTATGGATCAGTATTCCGCCAAAAGGAATGAAAATTTACGGAATGAATAATGACATCCGCAAGAATGAAGATTCAGTGCTGATCGATTCTGCGTGGAGAGATACTACCGGTACGAAGTGA